The window TCTACAAAGGTGAAGAGAGTGATgtttataaagagaaaaaagcatcagagaagaagaagcaggagaaaaaaagaagagcaaaggaaaacctggaaaggaaaaagctttttaaagagGTGCAACAACTGGATAAGAAATGAACATGTGAAATACTGACTTGCCCTAGTGGGGTAAGGGAAATGTGTCATTAGACCTGAACACACCTTTCAGACTAACACGATGTGGGGCTTCAGAGGCACAGCTGAAACACCCAGTGCTGACCTGCTGTTGCTGTAAAGGGATAAAAGCACTCAGGTATTCCTGCTTCTCTCTGCCATCATCTCATTAATCACACTTAGCAATCAGTTGTTCTGCCAAGTTCAGAAGATAAAAGAATCCTTGTTAAAAAGGAACTATAAACTTTCCACTGTTGTTaagggagacaaaaaaaaaaatcagtagatTTCCTTCTGCCCAGGTGACACCTTGGGATGCTTTGTAGGGGCTCCAGCACACGAGGGAAACAGCACTAAAAGGTTCTCACTTCCCATACTTACTCAGTGACATAAATCCTTTATAAACCAGGTTTAGGTACTGGTTGTGCTGGTGTGAACTGACCTGCTGATGGAAGAGACACCAGTCACTGGCTGCCTCCTCCAGATGTGTCAGCTGAACAAATGCTCTGTcctgctcagctctgagcaAAGTTTAAACAGCAGCTTTACAGACCTTACCTGCAGTGGTGCTGAGCACTGGGTGCAGGAAGGAGGGTCTCTCCTCAAGTGAGGGCAGGGCAGTCATTTCTTCCAGTTCAGAGGTAAAACTGGGTCATTACAGATAAGGAACAATGTTTTTGGAAGCTGCCTCCCAAGGCAACAGAGTCCACTTCATCCAAGCTGTGAATTAATTAACTCTTTTTTAAGTTTGCCTCTTAATACTGTATTTTGTTCAGGTATCCATAGGTCTGTATGTATTAGCCATCCCATTTTCTTTAagatttagatttttattttattttataatagtGAATTAGTCATTTACTATGTTTATGCCATGCTGCAGTCGAATTTGGGCATGCTGGTATCTTCACTCATTTTGAGTTTCCcgttttaaacaaacaaatgcagCTGCATTTCCTTTCTCACCTACTCTGAAGTCACTGCTGAGGTGCAATTTCCTGGTTTTACCCTGTTAACAACTCCCACCTGCTTAACCAGAACTTCTCATTCATTTTTGGACAGCACCCTCACCAGCTGCCACCAAGTTTTGGCCTTCACCAAAGACCCAAAGCCAGAGTATGGATTTTGAAAACAGAGACCTTGAACTCCACCTCCTTTTCCCAGAGACTGACTGCATCCCAACGGTGCCATGGATGGAAACTCAGCAGCAAactgcagccccttcccttgTCCTTTCCTGAACTCCTGCATGAAGGGTCAATTTTTATCTGTTTGACAGTTCTTATTTGTGGAGTGTGAATCTGATTAAAGTGACTGTACATAGTTTTAATACAAACTGTTAATGAAAATAAGCTTTATTACGTCAAGTAATAAATACATACAAAGATGCAAATAACAGTTTTAGTAATTTAtccagaattttcctttttttttttttttttggcaaacttTAAACTGAAATCTCCAGCCTTAATGTAGGAATTAGCTTTCCAGGACCTTGTTATTATTTAATAGGTTTCCCTATTTTCCATATAGCTCATGCACTTTAAATGGACTTCAAAGCACTAACAGTCATGCAAATGTTTAtgcaaaatgaacaaaaaaagggaaaataagagAAGGGGGAGGTTATTTCTAAGCAGGGTCTATGCTGTATGACAAATTGTGACTTAGCAGACTACTAGGTACAGCATGCTATtctgcatttattaaaaaaatccttagaGCTTATGTCAAACTTTGAAAGATTGACAGTTTGGGGATAAGTGAATATAGttgaaggaaaaaacagaatgaGGCTGTGGCTGGATAAGAAGAGAACTGAAATATAGcctgggagagagagagcatTCCTCTGCATGCACTTCAGTTTCCATGTTTTAGAAACATTTTAGGGAGTTTTAAATCTTTACAAAATGCAAACCCTCAGTAAGTTGAAAAAtccttggttgttttttttttttttttcattcttaacTATACATTTTTGCAAGGGCAAAACAAGAAAGGtaaaacattcaaaataaaGGAATTTGTCTGAATGTTTCAAGAGTCAAAAGGAATAAGTGTTACTTTTTCTTCATGAAGAGATGGAAAATCTTGCAGCTGAATTAGGGGGCTAAGATCGTGCGTTTCGTTCCGTCTCAGCCAGGCATTCCCGAACTAATCCTCTGGCATGAATAATGCCTGCAAAAGAATTGGACATGTTTTAAATCATCCCATTCAGGTCACACTTGCAATGACAGCCCACAGGAAGGTTTATGTATTTCTGTCCCAAGTTGCCAAGGCTACCAGAGCAGGCCTCAGAAAAGGGAGACAGCCCTCGTGCCCCAAACATCAGCTGCTCCTAAAGAAGTTTGCTCTCCCAAACTCGCATCATAAATTGAAAAGGGACTAAAGCAGAGCACAGTAAGATTTATAGGTCTGCAGTGACAGGCAGATCTTCATGTGCAGTGTGGACCTACTTAAAATCAAAgacttaaaggaaaaaaaaatcttgcctACCAGGGAGTTATTTTGCTACAGTGGAGTGACACAAATTACAAAGTTATTTGGGGAGTCATTGTAGCAAGCTCTGAAAGTATTAGTCCCTTGGGATAATTCTCCTTAAGGATGCATCAAAATCCAAGCATCATAATGCTGCTTAAAGACAAGTTTTGTCTCTTGTAaaaataagagattttttttttatggtgtgTGCAAAAAGTTACCTCCTAACACTGGCTCAGCTCCCAGTGGAAATCATCACCACTTTACATCTACTCTCATCTGAGAGACAGAATGTGGAATTTTCCACTACAAGTCCTGTTGCCTTGAAGTTCCAGCAATCTGGACCTTGATTCTGGAACTAAATGTAGATTTGTgttcacagagctgctgaaagAACAGAGCTTGAGATAGATTTTAAAATGGGAGATGGACAGATTTTTCTACAACAAAGGAGGTTCTGTTTTGCTGACAGGGCAGGATAGAAGGTGATTTCTCTGCTCAATCATGCTCCTTAACAAGGTGGAAAAAGGGCAGTGAGGCAATAGATGGGGGTTAGTCTCTAGAGATAATGGCTTCTGTTTCTAGAAGGCTGCTAGCCCAGGTCACAGCAACTGCCTTTCCATCCAAGGAGGACTGACCTGGGACATGATGAGTGCAGGGCTTTGCAGAGGGTTAAACTGCCACAGAGGAGTAAagctgcagctgtgggatccAGAAACTCCTACTCACAGCAGTGTGTCAGACCTGGATGTGGTGGCAGGACGCCCAGTTTATGCAGCAGAACTACTCTGAATAATGTAGAACACTGGGACTTTGGCCAATTTTAGAGGTCAGTAGGAGCGAGtggagctggggacagggactTTATTCAGGAATAACCTCCATGGCCATGGAGGCAGCAGTCACGTGGTTCCCCTCAGTCACTTTTGCTCTCACACTTGCACATGCTCCTTCAGCCATCAGGCTCCCAAAATGGAAAGAGAGGTACGTTTGTGACCAAAAGATGGCAgcaaaaagtatttatttggGATTCTTTGCAACACAGGCAAGTCACAGTGGCAGCACTGAATCTTAAACCTACATTAACCAACAAATTAAATACTCGCTTCAAGAAGCAACAAAACAACTTTTCCTCCCCAAACTGAACCATCCAGCTCAGAGAAGGTCTGCATCTCCCCTGGTCTCTCTCAAGCTGTCCCCATTAGCCTATTGCCATTCATGATCTATTAATACTGACTCAGGCAATGCAATAAAGAGAGACTCCAGCAACATTGATTTTAGCTGGGCCAGATTCCACTTACCACTCATCAGCAGACTTTATTGCATCCTTTCCCAGAACAGCTACTAGTCATTTTATTGCATGTCACGGCAGATATATTACTCTCCCATAATGGTTGAGCCTTAAATAAAGCTTTGTAGTCTTGGATAAATGTAAAGGATTTGCAAGGTGGTGAAGTTACTCTGTTACAATAACATTCCCATTCCGGGTCAAATGCATGAGCCAATCTCAGCACAAGGACCAcgggaagggaggaaaaggtAACCATGTTACACTGGCAAAGGACTGAACTGGCAGCACAACTGTTGTCCATGGCCTTTCAGGGTCATTTcaggagctggagcactggAATGTCCCACTGCTCCTTCAGAAATATCCCTGCACGTCCCCTGCAGAGGACAATGTCAGGCTGATGTCACCAGTGGGGCATGCAGGGGTTTCTTTTACACTGCAAGGAAAGGGCATTTATTACCCCTTTTAGCTGACAAAGCAAAGCCACAGAGACTCATCAGCCAGCCCTAAAAGCTTCTCTGGCCCTTTCTAGTGGACTCTTAATGACACCACAATCACTCGACAGCAGGTAACAGAACGTTTATGTTTGACATCTCAGTCTGAACAGCCTTCCCTGACACCTTCTCTCCACCAGCCCCAGCGTGAATTTCCACAATGTTGTATTTCTTTAGGCAAAATGCACTTCAGTGAAGATTTCTGGGCCAAGTAGGTGGGAGATGTGTATGAGAAGAAGTAAACAATGCTTGGCTGTGTATTTTGGAGactggggagaaaagggaatTGAAGGGGCAAGTAAGTCACCGGGACCCTGAAAGAATGTATCCATTAAGGGTTCCACAATAGGAGTCGAGTTAATAACTGGAACTCTCTGTGTGCACATGAAACACATTTTGTCACTGTTTATCTATCAAATACAGCACAGATAGAGCATCCCAAGGTTTCAGCTGCAGGTTAATACTTCCAGTTCCATGAGGAGCTCAGGCTGTCTCCTTTCAAAGGACACAGTTGTCATGCAGTTGGACACAAGCAGTCAGTGCACAAAGTGTAGGGGACACgattattgttttaaaataagtttaaaagTTACCTCTTTTTAGCCTCTCCATCGCACTTTTACTCCCAGCATATGTGGGTCTAATCTCTTTTCCTAATTCTTCTATGATAGCTAGAAGTTCTGCATATTTGCTCTGTGGTACTTGACTGCTGCTGGTACCCTGTGGTTGAAAGTAGATTAATCTCAATCAAAtactgtaaaaacaaaacaattacaACAAACAGCAACCATTAACCTTGTTCCTGCTTTTTCAGTGGTGAGGTGTATATTTTGGGGAGAAGTTAGCTGGGCAGGGAGAGTGAGAAGAAAACTGTAcagaaatattcattttttaacaaataactttaaaatatgttagaGCCCTTACTAACATAATTCAAGACATGTTTCTCTGTGACTCACACAGGATGGGACTAACAGTTAATTAGTAACAACCTCCCTCAGCACTCTGCTTAGTCTAATTTGATCCCCAGACATGTGTGAGGAAGCAGTCCTGCCATTTGGGTTTGATTTCAAACCTTGGTGGGAGGGAGGAACACCTCAGATTACAGGCCACAATCCGTGCTACTGTGCAAACGTGGGGTCAGTGATCTgattaaaggaaaataagcaGAGCTATACCTGCATCCCTTGTGTATAGCCTAGAGATGGGGGTCCATAGTCATTTATGAGCTGTCTGTATTGTGCAGACGTTGCCATACTCGTGGAGGGAGAGTGAACACTCCCAGCTgtagagagaaaagagagaaaaaaatctattattaTCTAAAGATCAATTAGTCTGCTACATTGGGACACGTTTTAATCACTTGTTTCTAAAGCTGTGACCTCTCACCTTTGTCTGGGATCACTAATGACATTTCTGAGTGTCACTGTGAGGAAAAGAATGATTAAATTAATGCCTCTCTAATGTTTGCTGCACACTGGGAAATGACACAGCCTGCAACAGTATCAGTGCAAACTGTTTGCCTAAAAGTGAAGCCGAGTGTAGCATGACAGGTTGTTCTGCCCAGACAAACTGTAAATATTAAGGAGCCCTATTTTTGCATATATACATTCCACACAGATGAGTCTGATGTACTGggctatttttactttttcagtgCAAGTTATCTGAAAGTAATTTTGCAACTCAAAGTGTCATTACATGGTCAAAGCAAGTTACCCTCAGTACTATTTTCAGCCAATGCCAAAACCATTCCTAGGGAACAGTCAGTTGAGGTGGATCAGATCTGCTGCTCATTGTGTGACACCAGAGCCGAGCAGTGCTGCCATTATTCCTCTTTGTGTGATATCAAACGTTTTTAGCCAGTCAAACTGTGCTATATAAGcaaatcaaaggaaaaacaacatcGCTTCGGGTTCTAAAGTTATAAAACATTATATTCACATCTAACGAGTTTTGAATCCGGAGTTCCAGAAACTGACTCATGTCTTCATTGACAAACTGcttcagaaacaaaacacttcCTCCCCCTTGCCCTGCAGTGGGAAAAATTTGGGTCTGAGAAACAACTTCTAGGTTTTTCTTAGGGGGCTTAATTATGCTGCCCATATCACAACTGTGCTGGAGGGCCTGCTGGTTCTGGACTTACACTCAGGAGCAAGGGAGCACCACAGCACTGAACTTCTtcactcctgcagctcccgTGCCCTTGCATCCACGGatgctgctgcctttgcctgTAGGCAGAGACACAGACTGCCTGCTGTCTGGAAAAATCTCCCCCCTCACAAACTCCTCTGCTGAAAATTCCCAACTGCCTTTCGTAAGAGGAACAGATCTCATTTACCAGCCTTCATTTAAATCTAAATTAAACTGATGCTAAAAGTCACTGGGGCTCAGTACTATGTAAATCTCTAGCTTTGTTTTAAAGTTACAAGTGATTTCATTCCTATTTTCCCCTCACTACAAAAAGAAAGGGCCAGCAGTTACTCTGTAGAAAGCTCTGATCATAGTGGAATAGACTCTTGTCCTCAGTTGGGAAGtctctttccatttcagaaTTACCACAGGATATCACTGGGGTGTTTTCTTCATTACAAGAAGAGAGTGTGTTCTCTAATTTTTACTTGTTAACCAGATGTGAAATCCCCTCCAGAAAGGCAGATTGGGCTGGTCAGTAGGTCACCTTAAAGAAGCAACATTTCTCTGTCTTTAACTGAGCTGCTGAATGTTATGGCATTACAGACCTGCATTTTCATTGCTGAGGTTTCACATGGAGCGAATTTTGCTTAAGCACagtaaaacccccaaaaaactaAACACCAcacccacagagcagggcactgGGAAGGAACACCACAGTTGTCAGCTACTCTCTCAGTTAGTTCTTCACATTATCAGCTCAAAATACACACACCAGTGTAAGATTTCTGTGTGTGCAACTCAGTATTTCAAGTCCAGATGACTGAATTTCAACAGTTCCCAAACATGGCACAACAACAAACCGcatctttttttccaaggacttcaaaatgcttcaaaaaCATTAATGAGCCCCTTGTGCTGCAAGGTAAGAAGGTTTAATTACCTCAATTAAGCAGAGAAAGGCTTAAGCGATTTTTCCTCATGTACAATAAAGCAAAAGACCTATCCTGCAAAGACTTGTTCCCAAACTGCTGTTGGAAGCAGTCACATCCAAGACCTGGATGCTCCAAACTGGTTCAGAACAAGGCAGTGACCCGGCTCAGGAATCCTGCTCTACTCAGCCAgcaaagctgagctgcagcccATGCAAAACAAAGAGCAACTTATTGATCCCATATTGGTTAATGATAACACACTGATTAATGacatcaggaaaaggtttttcacccagagggcggttgggcactgaacaggctccccagggcagt of the Pseudopipra pipra isolate bDixPip1 chromosome 18, bDixPip1.hap1, whole genome shotgun sequence genome contains:
- the CDK2AP1 gene encoding cyclin-dependent kinase 2-associated protein 1 isoform X3, which translates into the protein MSLVIPDKAGSVHSPSTSMATSAQYRQLINDYGPPSLGYTQGMQGTSSSQVPQSKYAELLAIIEELGKEIRPTYAGSKSAMERLKRGIIHARGLVRECLAETERNARS
- the CDK2AP1 gene encoding cyclin-dependent kinase 2-associated protein 1 isoform X1; translated protein: MIYCIVGVNITDGHICRCCYCCKQPKVSGRHGDASLNFRTLLLLPLAMSLGMSYKPNLNAHIPGTPLNPAGSVHSPSTSMATSAQYRQLINDYGPPSLGYTQGMQGTSSSQVPQSKYAELLAIIEELGKEIRPTYAGSKSAMERLKRGIIHARGLVRECLAETERNARS
- the CDK2AP1 gene encoding cyclin-dependent kinase 2-associated protein 1 isoform X2 gives rise to the protein MNAEYFGLGRRRALGSCGSHRDFPLGAGSVHSPSTSMATSAQYRQLINDYGPPSLGYTQGMQGTSSSQVPQSKYAELLAIIEELGKEIRPTYAGSKSAMERLKRGIIHARGLVRECLAETERNARS